A window of the Sphaerobacter thermophilus DSM 20745 genome harbors these coding sequences:
- a CDS encoding YajQ family cyclic di-GMP-binding protein, whose translation MAATYSFDIVSDFDAQELRNAVDQAMREINTRYDLKDTRTEIAIEKDRLVINTASEFTLSAVRDLLETRVVRRGLSLKILDYQEPENASGGRVRQVVLLRRGIPEDLGRQLVKQIRAEFKKVTPQIQGDAIRVSSKSKDDLQAVIQHLRGQDFPVALQFVNYR comes from the coding sequence GTGGCTGCCACGTACTCGTTTGATATCGTGTCCGACTTCGACGCGCAGGAACTCCGCAACGCCGTCGACCAGGCGATGCGCGAGATCAACACGCGCTACGATCTGAAAGACACTCGCACCGAGATCGCGATCGAGAAGGACCGCCTGGTGATCAACACCGCTAGCGAATTCACGCTCAGCGCGGTCCGCGACCTGCTTGAAACGCGTGTGGTGCGCCGTGGGCTGTCCCTGAAGATCCTCGACTACCAGGAGCCAGAGAACGCCAGCGGCGGGCGCGTCCGGCAGGTCGTCCTGCTCCGGCGCGGGATCCCGGAGGATCTCGGCCGCCAGCTCGTCAAGCAGATCCGTGCCGAGTTCAAAAAGGTGACACCCCAGATCCAGGGCGACGCCATCCGCGTCTCCAGCAAGAGTAAGGACGACCTCCAAGCCGTGATCCAGCACCTGCGCGGCCAGGATTTCCCGGTCGCCCTCCAGTTCGTCAACTACCGGTGA
- the rimO gene encoding 30S ribosomal protein S12 methylthiotransferase RimO has protein sequence MNESFHIVTLGCSKNQVDSEGIARVLSQQGMTPVARPEDARVLVVNTCGFLAASRQESVGVINELLETRRPDQVVIAAGCMASLDQHRQEIPEGVDAILSTREWANIGHVVGRLLGYEDIPPQPPFDPAGMLTSFTRRDAGPSAYVKIADGCDHGCHFCVIPLIKGRQVSKRPSDVIREIRELVDGGTKEVILVAQDTIRYGADLGIKNGLPGLLRMIAEEVPDLPWLRMLYIYPSPLTLRLVDAMTEHPMFVPYLDMPIQHADPTVLRRMGRPSSIDMTRRLIDHARNRLPDVTMRTTLIVGYPGETEEQFQRLYDFVAEMEFDHVGVFTYSYEPNTKSALLDNPVPPEEAEARRAAIMELQQGISLKKNQALVGRTLEVLVEAVGEMEDERGRTEPISVGRARRHAPEVDGLVFIPGALPVGELIQARVTAASPYDLWATPAAPSADGRRRRRGRAIPLRVESR, from the coding sequence GTGAACGAGTCCTTCCACATCGTCACGCTCGGGTGCTCCAAGAACCAGGTCGACTCCGAGGGCATAGCCCGGGTCTTGAGCCAGCAGGGAATGACTCCCGTCGCGCGCCCGGAGGACGCACGGGTGCTGGTCGTCAACACCTGCGGATTCCTGGCCGCCTCACGACAGGAGTCCGTCGGCGTCATCAACGAGTTACTTGAGACACGTCGCCCGGATCAGGTCGTCATCGCGGCCGGTTGCATGGCGTCGCTCGACCAGCACCGCCAGGAGATCCCTGAAGGCGTCGACGCCATCCTTTCCACACGGGAGTGGGCAAACATCGGCCATGTCGTCGGACGTCTCCTCGGCTACGAGGACATTCCGCCGCAGCCACCCTTCGATCCGGCGGGGATGCTCACGAGCTTCACCCGCCGCGATGCCGGCCCGAGCGCGTACGTGAAGATCGCCGACGGCTGCGATCACGGCTGCCATTTCTGCGTCATCCCGCTCATCAAGGGCCGGCAGGTCTCCAAGCGCCCATCAGACGTGATCCGAGAGATCCGCGAGCTGGTCGACGGCGGGACCAAGGAAGTCATCCTGGTCGCGCAGGACACGATCCGCTATGGGGCGGACCTCGGGATCAAGAACGGCTTGCCAGGGCTCCTGCGCATGATCGCCGAGGAGGTGCCCGACCTGCCCTGGCTCCGGATGCTCTACATCTACCCCAGCCCGCTCACGCTGCGGCTGGTGGACGCCATGACCGAGCATCCGATGTTCGTCCCCTACCTCGACATGCCCATTCAGCACGCCGACCCGACCGTGCTGCGTCGCATGGGCCGGCCGAGCAGCATCGACATGACGCGGCGGCTGATCGACCACGCCCGCAATCGGCTGCCCGACGTGACCATGCGCACCACCCTGATCGTCGGCTACCCCGGGGAGACGGAAGAGCAGTTCCAGCGGCTGTACGACTTCGTGGCCGAGATGGAGTTCGACCACGTCGGCGTCTTCACCTACTCGTACGAGCCGAACACGAAGAGCGCGCTATTGGACAACCCGGTCCCTCCCGAGGAAGCCGAGGCGCGGCGCGCCGCGATCATGGAGTTGCAGCAGGGAATCTCGCTCAAGAAGAACCAGGCCCTGGTCGGGCGGACGCTGGAGGTGCTCGTCGAAGCCGTCGGCGAGATGGAAGACGAGCGCGGGCGCACCGAGCCGATCTCGGTTGGCCGGGCGCGCCGGCACGCACCCGAAGTCGACGGCCTGGTGTTCATTCCCGGCGCGTTGCCGGTCGGGGAACTGATTCAGGCACGGGTGACGGCGGCGAGCCCGTATGATCTGTGGGCGACTCCGGCGGCGCCGTCAGCGGACGGGCGACGTCGGCGCCGCGGCCGAGCAATTCCCCTTCGAGTGGAGAGCCGATAG